The Musa acuminata AAA Group cultivar baxijiao chromosome BXJ2-2, Cavendish_Baxijiao_AAA, whole genome shotgun sequence genome contains the following window.
CATGCTTTAAAATATAGGATCACTCTAACTATTTATGGACCAAATAGTTTCACAGACAATATGACGAGCATAGATGCCTGTGATCCAAGTTTCGGAGTCCATAGTTTTCTCACATATTATTTCGATAAGAACGACAAAGATTAATAGGTACAACATTAAATCTAAAATGGAAGCCAAGATTAAGTACCGTCATCTTTGTCGGTTGCTGTGTCGGGAAGTGTTAGAGTGGTGTGGACCTCTACCGCATTGAGGATGGGGGGAAGGGTCGAGCCGCTCGTACTGTTCAAGCTAAAATCGTACCGGATCGCCGTTCCGAGCTCAGACGTGATGTTTAAATGAGTCGACAGGAGGTACTCTGGTTTGACGCTGCTCCCTTTTAGCTGGCCGTTCACATACACATCAAACCTTCTCGTCTCCGTCTGGCTGAGGGGGTCGAAGTCCGCGAAGTGCATGTATATGTAGTACACTGGACGGATGGCTCCGGCTTCCGAGGGTAGGTAGAACtgcaaagaagtgttatcttttGGCGTCACGGCGGTGGCCATCACAGCAGCAGGCACTTGGAAGGCATCTCCTGGGCTCCTCTGAATCGGCTGCGAGGAATTTATCTCTGACCattgaggtggagaggaaaagCTCTCCCACTTGCGATCGTAGGCGTCATCTGGATACCTGTACACATGTGTACGCAACCACAAACATTCACGAGATCGGACAAGAGCATTCAGATTGCAGGAAGGAATTCTTAGTGCGAATTCGGGGAGCTAACAGAGTTGTGCTTAATTGATTCACGAGAGCATAGgacagaggaggaagaaataGCTCGTCCTGCTTTTACTTTTCTTTTGCTGTTTCATATACTTGATAAGGACTTGGAGATCGAGTCTAACACTAACCTTATGATTTttttagcagcagcagcagcccccATATTCAGCCTACCAACGAGAACAAGAGAGTCGGACTGATTCACATCGTCCTTGTAAACATCTGCGACATCGATACGCCTCACCTCAAGCGCAGAAATGAATGGAGTACCAGAACCAATGTTCACCAGACAAACTGAGAAATAATCCTGCTGAGCGACAGTCAAGATCTCGACCCGAGGTGACACCGTTGGTTCAGTAATATTCACTCGTTGCCAAGTGTTCACCCCGAGATGAAGGTCAAATGCAACCGGAGTCACTCCATCGTAATTGCCATGGAAGAAGAGAGCTCGTATGAGGTACTTCTCTCCTTGGTTTATTCCGTCGATGGTGTAGCAATTGCGATCTCCATCTGGGAAGCTTCGCAGCGTCTCGGCCTGTGCTGGAGTAGTGGCGTCCATGTAAGTCTTGGAAATTTTGTGGTTCGATCCCGAGTCAATGTATTTGGCGTCCGGTACGTATACGATGCCGGTGGCGGTGTCGTTGTAACTGGAATCTCCCTCTATGCCACAGTCTATGCTCAAGAAGCCTGCGGAATTATACAGAGAAAATTACCATAAAGCAAAAAGCCTGTAgaaaaaaatcacaaaattatTAGGAGGATTTATCTAGAGAAGTCGTAGGATTTGATCTTCTATTCATATAGAGAAGTTAAAGGTTTTGACATTTTCAATCAATCATACACGAAATAATTATCAAAGCTAATTAGTATGGAAAAAGAGACGGAAAACTCCAACCCTCTGGCTGGGGCAGAGAGATGATCTACCATATTGCAAGACATGATGAGACGGCAATAACAACACTGTAATTGctctaaaaggaaaaaaaaaaacactatgatatagcataattatttTTTGGATACGAAAAAGAAAACCAAGTTTAAGAAAAACACAATTTTGATTATATACTTACCTTGCTGGGCGTTGACCTGAATAGCTGCTGCCAAGAAGCCTAGAAAGATAAGAGATCTCATTTTTGTGTGTCGACGAGCAGAAGCAGAGAGGCATGGCATCCTGGCTGAAGACTTGCCTTTTTATCTGTAGCGTGATCCAATTGCTACCAAACTAATCATCAAGAGTTATAAAAAGGTGACTGCCAAAgaagatagaaagagagagagagagagagggatgagcATATAAACTTAAGCATGAGATCATGAATACCTGCTCTTTCCCGGGTAAACAAACGCAGCTTGTACCAGCTGATTCTTCGACTCATGCGACGGTCCACCGACCGAAGAAAGAGAAGCAGCAGCAACCTCCAACGACTGCTTCTCACAATCCCAACAAGACCATCATTCCTCCCATATTTTTATTACCCTCGTTTGTTCTAACTCCAAGCTTTTTATGTCCTTTCACTTCCAACTTGATAGATATGCTGACCAAAAAGAAATTAAACTGACGAATCATTATTAAGAACACGTCAATGGTGGGCTTGTTATGTATTCTAACCCACCCTTATTCCGTGTGATCGGACGACCTTTACGTAGTCAAAGTGGAGCCCCATTTTGATGAAGCCATGCGCACATATATAATTACGATTAAGGACCGCTGTGGATTAGTCAATCTTGGAATAAGTCTACCTCGGTTGACTCCAACATTAAGCTTTGCAGAAGAACTGTGGTTTGGAATAAGTTGGCATGAATGTGGAGATAAATCTATAAGAACAGTGTGCGTAGCTTACTGGGCGGCCCAATTCGACCGGGTCTGATTCAGGCCTAATCATGGTCACTTTCGATGGCTTCGATTGAGTATCATAATGTGCAGGACGATGGTTCGTGTGAATTGAGCTCAAATGTTGTCGGTTCAGACTTATTAATCCAGAATCCAGGCCTAATTGGGTTTATTTATGGTCGATTCAGGCCAATTGAGCCCCAACTCAAATTGGTTCAGAGCAATTGAGCTTTGGTTTAGATTGGTTATTGAGATTTTGTGACCGGTCGAGTTTGCTAACAGATCAGTTCAAGCCGGTTCAGTGTGATTTTGACCTACTCAGCATCAAGTGGGTCCAAATCGTGGATGGTTTAATTGAAATTGAGGTCAAGCATGAATAGTGAATCATTCTTAGCGAATGGATATAAGACTCGATTCACTGATTAACTCGTAGATTCTACTATGTGGAGATTTTGGAACTAAAAACCAGTTTATCTTATTATCACTCGTATCATGACATGTATGAAATGACATCAACAGTATCATACCTAACTCATCATGTTATATCataaatttcatataaaatatctcattaaaataaaattaatccaACTGATTGCATATCTTAGCTTTATTTCATGATCGAGTAGTAGCTACTCAAGGTCGTACATATCTTAGCTTTTAATTTAGCATGACAATCTGATCGAGACACATGATCCCGTGAAGTGATATGATAATCTAACTTCTCAGATCTATTAGGTTATATGAATCCGCACGTATACACATTGCTATTGCCTCGAGATTACATACactatcaagaccacatgataatTGTGTTGGATCGAACCCGTAGCCCAATCTGCATCTAATCTAATTTAAAGGGCACGAATCCAATAAATGAAACGCTCGAGTTACATGGAGACCCACCGCCACGTACGAATGATTTCACAATCATTATATTGGTAGGGCATAGACAAGATTGGCCTCGATGTTAGTCTTTCACAAGTCCAGCCAGATCGACCAACCCATCCATGAATCGGTCGGTGggtgtaagaagaagaagaagaagaagaccagaGACGATTGCTTTCGCCATCGTCGACACACACGAGCAATTACATGCCGCGAGTTAATGCGTGATTTAGTGCACACAAGTAGACGATTTGGTTGACGAACGAAGTTGGGACGATGCATGTGgcactttattttatttaattaaagatTAAAATTCACATTTATGTTCCTCCTAAGTAAAcgtttttttaatctaaatttgAATTATATATCCTCCGAAAATTATAAAGTAATAATTAAAACATTTTGTTTTATAGtaatcaaatcaaaataattttttggtTCGATTTAAATAAACGAGCGGAATCCTAGGATCAATCATCGGCGGTGTCTCGTGTGTCTCGATCGAGCCACCGACCACAATAAGGACGTGATCGCTCCGCTAGGAGCCTCGAGCATGACGTTAGCAAGATGTCATTATCATGGCGGACCCCGACGCTGGCACCAATGAGAGGCACCAGAAAAGGACGCGTCTGGGTCCACTGAGATCTATCGATCGAGCTCTCCCATGGCGCCCCAATAATGGGGTCCAGATCTATCAACCAATGAGAAGCCTGAATCTGAGTTGGACGAAAAAATATTGAATATTCTCTTAAAATATAAGGAAAAATATTTTACTGCCGGGCTGAGACTATAAAATGAAGCGCGTCGGCTCCTCCTCGACGCCAGCTAAGCTGTAATATAATTGGATtaaacaataataattataagCTCCCtttttcctctcctcttcttcctcctcttcccctcgtCAAGCAACAATAAAAGAAGTGGGCGGACAAGAGATCGGATCTCGCCTGAATTCACGTCTCTGTCGCTGTAAGAATCCCGGCATTTCCTCCGCTTTAATCGCATTTTGCTCACTTTTGCTTCAATTACGCGCTGGATTTAGCTTCTAATCTTGTTCCTCTGCGTTCCCTTTGATCTCTCGAGGAGATTTGGTTGCTGCAGCCGTTCTCCCCTGTGGATCCGTAAGGAAGCGGTTAATCGGATGAATCGCCGTGTTGATTGTATAAGTCTTGATTTAGAATTAGAGGTTCTTCAGCTTTCATTTGTTTGGTGGTTTTTCGGTTGTTTTCTGAGTTCAAGATGTCATTTTCAACGCAACAGAGTCCTTTTCTTCGACGATTTTGCTGGATCTGTCGAACCCATTCTCTGATCTCTGCCCTTTTTCTGTGGAGAAATCCTGTTTTCCTTGTAAACTTCTTCTCGGATGTGGCAAACGATTGCGAGCTTAATGAGAATCGCATGACCGCTACAAATCAATGTAAAAATCCCACTTTTAATGGATAGAAGTTACTGCATAATGCTGGGAACAACACCAGGAAACAATAAGGAAGATTACAGCTTTGGTTCTTTAGTTGTTGGATTCATATGCGTATCAGATGGAATCAGCTGTTGTTGACCTGATAGTGTGATAGCAGCAATTGTATCCTCAAAAACACTGAGGTTTACACTTCAATTGACACCTGCATTGTGCTTCCGTGCCCACTCTGCAAAAAATTGATCACAGCTCTCATTTTGTAGTGTGTGTTTTTTTGGGAGGGTGGGGGTCAAGATAGATATTTGGATCCTTTTCTCCACAGTTCATTGCTCTGAGTCTTAATGGACACGAGTCTGCAACTTTCAGTAGCCTTGTGGGTCCCCTGTGGACAAGCTACCTATCACTCTCACACGTCAGAATAGAGTTGCATAGATGTGCTCCTGCCTGCATTATTTTGCCCTTTAAGTAGTTCTCTCTGCTATTCTAATTTCTGTCATTTGATCGACAGAGGAAAGGGGAAGCTCTCCACCATGAAAGCGCTCATTCTCGTTGGAGGATTTGGCACCCGTCTCCGTCCTTTGACGCTCAGTGTTCCAAAGCCACTGGTTGACTTCGCTAATAAACCAATGATCCTGCATCAGGTATATCCTTTGTGCACACAAATTCCTCTATGCACGAGAAGAAAAGGACCCAACACTATGGTACTACAAGTCTAATTTTCTCTCTGGATCGATCGATAACATAAGCTCACCGTCCTAGTCATGGAGTGTTCTCATTCCCTGTGTGGAAACTAAGATTCAATTTTCAGCAACATGAATATAAATCTTCAAATTGGTGAATGCCATGTGAAGAATGGAATTATAGCTTATTTTCATGGCCAATTTTTTCTTTCGATTACTTTGATTCCTTTGTTGGTTTATGCCAAATTTAAGTTGCGTAGCCTTCATAAAGCAAACTGTGCAAGACAGATTCGATCGAAGCTATCTCTTCTAACCAATTCTGCCACGCCTGTGGTTAGATCGAAGCTTTGAAGGATGTAGGAGTGACCGAAGTCGTTCTGGCCATCAATTATCAACCAGAGGTACCCCCACCTTTCTTTCTCATGCTTCATCGGATCATCTTCCGTTTCTGTGCTCCCACTTGCTCCAGCCCATCTCTCCCTGCAGGTGATGCTCAACTTCTTGAAGGATTTTGAAAGCAAGCTTGGCATCAAGATCACCTGCTCCCAAGAAACCGAGCCACTGGGAACAGCTGGTCCCCTGGCTCTAGCCAGGGACAAGCTAATAGATGGTTCTGGTGAGCCCTTCTTCGTCCTCAACAGCGATGTCATCAGCGAGTACCCATTTGCTGAACTGATCCGGTTCCATAAATCCCGTGGCAGCGAGGCAACGATCATGGTGACCAAGGTACAGTTCTCCTGGCTACGGTACCTTATGTTACCGGCTTCCCTGCAAGAATCTCATCTTTTCTGACAGGTTGAGGAGCCATCCAAGTATGGTGTAGTTGTCATGGAGGAGGAATCCGGAAAGGTTGATAGATTCGTGGAAAAGCCACAAACATTCGTGGGAAACAAGATCAATGCTGGAATTTACTTGTTGAACCCATCTGTGTTGGACCGCATCGAACTCAAGCCGACCTCAATCGAGAAGGAGGTGTTCCCGAAGATCGCAGCGGATCAAAAGCTCCACGCCATGGTCCTCCCAGGTTTCTGGATGGATATCGGGCAGCCGAAGGACTACATCACAGGCTTGAGGCTCTACTTGGAGGCCATACGGAGGAGAAAACCATACAAGCTAGCCGTCGGCCCACACATCGTGGGGAATGTGTTGGTGCACGAGAGTGCTGTAATCGGAGAAGGGTGCCTCATCGGTCCGGATGTTGCCATCGGCCCGGGATGCGTGGTGGAGGACGGAGTGAGGCTGTCGAGGTGCACGGTGATGAGGGCCGCCCGCATCAAGAAGCACTCGTGCATCTCCAGCAGCATCATCGGGTGGCACTCGACGGTGGGGCAGTGGGCGAGGGTCGAGAATATGACCATTCTCGGTGAGGATGTGCATGTGTGCGATGAGGTTTACAGTAACGGAGGTGTTGTGCTCCCACACAAGGAGATAAAATCCAGCATTCTGAAGCCTGCCATTGTCATGTAGAGTCGTCATGAATGTTTCGTGTGCCTGTTTCCTTCTCCTGCCCCCACTCTTGCAAGCATACCCCACTAGTTTGCTCCGGTCATTGTATGTCTGCTTTTGTATTGGATTGCAAGTGTAAGTCCTGCTTTGTGTAAAGAATGTTTGTGTGTGATTCTGTATTTTTCTTTCTCTTGCATCTTTTTGAAGTGTAATAAGTTGCGTAAGCTTAATGAGAACATTTTTCTACTATTCAGTTCGAGTATGTTTTTGTAGGGACGAAATCTGAGAGAGTAATAAGTGGCTAACTTGACATCTAACTTCAAAGTTGAGTCGAGACATTGTCACTGGTTAAACTCCATCCTTGAATCAATTCGTCTTTACAATTCTCGAGGGTCCCCAATTTTTTGTCAGCATTTTTCTA
Protein-coding sequences here:
- the LOC135605984 gene encoding probable mannose-1-phosphate guanylyltransferase 1; translated protein: MKALILVGGFGTRLRPLTLSVPKPLVDFANKPMILHQIEALKDVGVTEVVLAINYQPEVMLNFLKDFESKLGIKITCSQETEPLGTAGPLALARDKLIDGSGEPFFVLNSDVISEYPFAELIRFHKSRGSEATIMVTKVEEPSKYGVVVMEEESGKVDRFVEKPQTFVGNKINAGIYLLNPSVLDRIELKPTSIEKEVFPKIAADQKLHAMVLPGFWMDIGQPKDYITGLRLYLEAIRRRKPYKLAVGPHIVGNVLVHESAVIGEGCLIGPDVAIGPGCVVEDGVRLSRCTVMRAARIKKHSCISSSIIGWHSTVGQWARVENMTILGEDVHVCDEVYSNGGVVLPHKEIKSSILKPAIVM